In one window of Streptomyces sp. NBC_01224 DNA:
- a CDS encoding GntR family transcriptional regulator: MGASGAVTRSTLRQQIADALRDEVLAGRLQPGREFTVKQIAEQYGVSATPVREALFDLSAQGLLESDQHRGFRVREFTVADYRSMVEARVLVMDGVIRGIFHGPTLSSAQTARHPDCLVSVRRRAQEAARAAQGGDLDILIGYDLRFWRELGALVGNTYINDFLHRLRVQAWVFAVPYLRHDAGARDWLWHGHPELVAAVTLGSHDAVRAVIDDFNAHALNWADRLAAGNLPHPGHGPQPAGQAPPPGSSELEPPTR, encoded by the coding sequence ATGGGCGCGAGCGGAGCTGTAACCCGCAGTACGCTGCGGCAGCAGATCGCGGACGCGCTGCGTGACGAAGTGCTTGCCGGGCGTTTGCAGCCGGGACGGGAGTTCACCGTCAAGCAGATCGCCGAGCAGTACGGAGTCTCGGCGACTCCGGTACGCGAGGCGCTCTTCGATCTCTCCGCGCAGGGCCTGCTCGAATCGGATCAGCACCGCGGTTTCCGGGTACGTGAGTTCACCGTCGCCGACTACCGGTCGATGGTCGAGGCCCGCGTCCTGGTCATGGACGGAGTCATCCGCGGCATCTTCCACGGGCCCACGCTGTCGTCCGCGCAGACGGCGAGGCACCCGGACTGCCTGGTCTCCGTGCGCCGCAGGGCCCAGGAGGCCGCACGGGCGGCGCAGGGTGGCGACCTCGACATCCTCATCGGCTACGACCTGCGTTTCTGGCGAGAACTGGGCGCGCTCGTGGGCAACACGTACATCAACGATTTCCTGCACCGGCTGCGTGTCCAGGCCTGGGTGTTCGCGGTGCCGTATCTGCGCCACGACGCGGGCGCCCGGGACTGGCTCTGGCACGGCCATCCGGAACTGGTCGCGGCGGTCACGCTCGGCAGCCACGACGCGGTGCGCGCGGTGATCGACGACTTCAACGCACACGCGCTGAACTGGGCGGACCGGCTCGCGGCCGGAAACCTCCCGCACCCGGGCCACGGCCCGCAACCGGCCGGGCAGGCACCGCCCCCCGGGTCGTCGGAGCTGGAGCCTCCGACGCGATGA
- the recR gene encoding recombination mediator RecR: MYEGVVQDLIDELGRLPGVGPKSAQRIAFHILQAEPTDVRRLAHALLEVKDKVRFCSVCGNVAQQEQCNICRDARRDQTVICVVEEPKDVVAIERTREFRGRYHVLGGAISPIEGVGPDDLRIRELLARLADGSITELILATDPNLEGEATATYLARMVKPMGLRVTRLASGLPVGGDLEYADEVTLGRAFEGRRLLDV; encoded by the coding sequence TTGTACGAAGGCGTGGTTCAGGACCTCATCGACGAGTTGGGCAGGCTGCCCGGCGTCGGTCCCAAGAGCGCGCAGCGGATCGCTTTCCACATCCTGCAGGCCGAGCCGACCGATGTACGCCGCCTTGCCCATGCCCTCCTGGAGGTCAAGGACAAGGTCCGGTTCTGTTCGGTCTGCGGCAATGTCGCCCAGCAGGAACAGTGCAACATCTGCCGCGACGCGCGCCGCGACCAGACGGTCATCTGTGTGGTCGAGGAGCCGAAGGATGTCGTCGCGATCGAGCGGACCCGTGAGTTCCGGGGCCGGTACCACGTGCTCGGCGGCGCGATCAGCCCGATCGAGGGCGTCGGCCCCGACGATCTGCGCATCCGCGAGCTGCTCGCCCGTCTCGCCGACGGCTCGATCACGGAGCTGATCCTGGCGACCGACCCCAACCTGGAGGGCGAGGCCACCGCGACGTACCTGGCGCGGATGGTCAAGCCGATGGGCCTGCGGGTCACCAGGCTGGCCAGCGGCCTGCCGGTGGGCGGCGACCTGGAGTACGCGGACGAGGTCACCCTGGGCCGCGCCTTCGAGGGGAGGCGCCTGCTCGATGTCTGA
- a CDS encoding DUF5063 domain-containing protein, producing the protein MSDATLNSVTQDPDDFAVQIADQIKTFIVAVTEVSKVEEPEEAVPVLLLQISQLLLAGGRLGAYEDIVPDERYEPDLGAEPDADGLRERFAALLEPIDVYSEVFDPYEPRKAPVPARISDDLADLVTDLRHGLAHYEADRTTEALWWWQFSYFSNWGSTASATLRALQSLIAHIRLNQPLQELDGLDTDSETADDELAEEAGRVMAEEIAGPLGLRPVQ; encoded by the coding sequence ATGTCTGACGCCACGCTGAACTCCGTCACGCAGGACCCGGACGACTTCGCCGTCCAGATCGCCGACCAGATCAAGACGTTCATCGTCGCGGTCACCGAGGTGTCCAAGGTCGAGGAGCCGGAGGAGGCCGTCCCCGTACTGCTGCTCCAGATCTCCCAGCTGCTGCTGGCGGGCGGCAGGCTCGGTGCGTACGAGGACATCGTCCCCGACGAGCGATACGAGCCGGATCTGGGCGCCGAGCCGGACGCCGACGGCCTGCGCGAGCGGTTCGCCGCCCTGCTGGAGCCGATCGACGTCTACTCCGAAGTCTTCGACCCGTACGAGCCCCGCAAGGCCCCGGTGCCGGCCCGTATCTCCGACGACCTGGCCGACCTGGTCACCGATCTGCGCCACGGTCTGGCCCACTACGAAGCGGACCGCACGACCGAGGCCCTGTGGTGGTGGCAGTTCTCCTACTTCTCCAACTGGGGCTCCACCGCGTCCGCCACTCTGCGCGCCCTCCAGTCCCTCATCGCCCACATCCGCCTCAACCAGCCCCTCCAGGAGCTGGACGGCCTGGACACGGACTCGGAGACCGCCGACGACGAGCTGGCCGAGGAGGCGGGCCGGGTGATGGCCGAGGAGATCGCGGGCCCGCTGGGGCTGCGGCCGGTGCAGTAA
- a CDS encoding YbaB/EbfC family nucleoid-associated protein, producing MIPGGGQPNMQQLLQQAQKMQQDLAAAQEELARTEVDGQAGGGLVKATVTGSGELRALVIDPKAVDPEDTETLADLVVAAVQAANENAQQLQQQKLGPLAQGLGGMPGLPF from the coding sequence GTGATTCCCGGTGGTGGTCAGCCCAATATGCAGCAGCTGCTGCAGCAGGCCCAGAAGATGCAGCAGGATCTCGCCGCGGCCCAGGAGGAATTGGCCAGGACCGAGGTCGACGGTCAGGCGGGTGGCGGTCTGGTGAAGGCGACCGTGACCGGCTCCGGCGAGCTCCGTGCTCTGGTGATCGACCCCAAGGCCGTCGACCCGGAGGACACCGAGACGCTCGCCGACCTCGTCGTCGCCGCAGTCCAGGCAGCGAACGAGAACGCGCAGCAGCTCCAGCAGCAGAAGCTGGGCCCGCTGGCCCAGGGTCTGGGCGGCATGCCGGGCCTCCCCTTCTGA
- a CDS encoding SLATT domain-containing protein, whose product MSQPEMQPEGPPRNEPGSTGSGSGARGRDARGRDLTGTPFPLGDWGEPAERLDELYRWVEADALHTAGWYLRDRVWKRRGARALRIGTAAGAVAGAALPLLDLTGALGGAAGWGYLSLLLGAACMACDRYFGLTSGWIRNLATAQAVQRRLQVLQFDWASECVREVLGPTEGTASEAAERCLGVLRRFSEDITELVRTETADWMVEFRAGPAPMGMQALSSGSGGGGRTDQGAPPGRFPMQTMARPNMPRQRPPESPR is encoded by the coding sequence GTGAGTCAGCCGGAGATGCAGCCCGAAGGGCCGCCCCGCAACGAGCCCGGTTCGACCGGCTCGGGCTCCGGCGCACGCGGCCGGGACGCGCGGGGCCGGGATCTGACCGGCACGCCGTTCCCGCTCGGCGACTGGGGCGAACCCGCCGAACGCCTCGACGAGCTGTACCGCTGGGTCGAGGCCGATGCGCTGCACACCGCCGGCTGGTATCTGCGCGACCGGGTGTGGAAGCGGCGCGGGGCCAGGGCGCTGCGGATCGGTACGGCGGCCGGGGCGGTGGCGGGCGCCGCGCTGCCGTTGCTCGATCTCACCGGGGCGCTGGGCGGGGCGGCGGGCTGGGGCTATCTGTCGCTGCTGCTGGGCGCCGCCTGCATGGCCTGCGACCGGTACTTCGGCCTGACCTCGGGCTGGATAAGAAACCTCGCCACCGCCCAGGCCGTGCAGCGGCGCCTTCAGGTGCTGCAGTTCGACTGGGCATCGGAGTGCGTACGGGAGGTGCTCGGCCCGACCGAAGGGACGGCCAGCGAGGCCGCCGAGCGGTGTCTGGGGGTGCTGCGGCGGTTCTCGGAGGACATCACGGAGCTCGTACGGACCGAGACCGCGGACTGGATGGTGGAGTTCCGGGCCGGGCCCGCGCCGATGGGGATGCAGGCGCTGTCGTCGGGCAGCGGGGGCGGCGGCCGTACGGACCAGGGGGCGCCGCCGGGACGGTTCCCGATGCAGACGATGGCCCGGCCGAACATGCCGCGGCAGCGGCCCCCGGAGTCCCCCCGGTGA
- a CDS encoding serine/threonine-protein kinase — protein MERLGSTDPQRIGAYRLLGRLGAGGMGQVYLARSDRGRTVAIKLVRGELAEQQEFRDRFRQEVHAARRVGSAWTAPVLDADTEAAVPWVATGYVAGPSLQATVSGRAGAPVGPASGAYGPLPERSVHILGAGLTHALQAIHAAGLIHRDPKPSNILLTIDGPRVIDFGIARALDTVAEGGSPTRTGALVGSPGFMAPEQVRGERVTPACDVFCLGSVLAYASTGRLPFGPSDSGAHAQMFRIAQEDPDLTGVPVDLVELVRDCLHKEPAARPTTDAILERLADGDTTEPWLPGALIAQLGRHAVELLDSEDPEETAEAADATPAIPAAPPAPTAPEAPTDRPAPQTPGAGHTPPTTAGPPTTPAPAPAPPHGPPSPAYGYPQPPAQPHPGQAFGTQQNYAGYGYPQQQQPGFGATPPYDPGYPVVPQPGPEPARRGRGSTIALVAIAVLVAIGAGGSVYALMSDTGPTPNPSPTASDSPVTDDPSSPEADPSPSDEKKNSDGPIPAGYLGTWSGSIDNPSGHSTRELVVEQGTVGQTVLTLTADGPLDGGGSYHCVFQADLTAEPSPSGPVEVGPSTVVVGEPMTSCTAGKPTTLTLLPDGSLRREKTDTGEKLTYTKAD, from the coding sequence ATGGAAAGGCTCGGGTCCACCGACCCACAACGCATCGGCGCCTACCGCCTGCTGGGCCGACTCGGCGCAGGCGGCATGGGCCAGGTCTATCTGGCCCGCTCCGACCGCGGCCGCACCGTGGCGATCAAGCTGGTACGCGGCGAGCTCGCCGAGCAGCAGGAGTTCCGCGACCGCTTCCGCCAGGAAGTGCACGCCGCCCGCCGGGTCGGCTCCGCCTGGACCGCCCCCGTGCTGGACGCCGACACCGAGGCCGCCGTGCCCTGGGTCGCGACCGGATACGTCGCCGGGCCCTCCCTCCAGGCCACCGTCTCCGGCCGCGCGGGCGCCCCCGTGGGACCGGCTTCCGGTGCGTACGGCCCCCTGCCCGAGCGTTCGGTCCACATCCTGGGTGCCGGTCTCACCCACGCCCTCCAGGCCATCCACGCCGCCGGACTCATCCACCGCGACCCCAAGCCCTCCAACATCCTGCTGACGATCGACGGACCGCGCGTCATCGACTTCGGTATAGCCCGGGCACTCGACACCGTCGCCGAAGGCGGCAGCCCCACCCGCACCGGGGCCCTGGTCGGTTCGCCCGGCTTCATGGCGCCCGAGCAGGTGCGGGGCGAGCGGGTGACCCCGGCGTGCGACGTGTTCTGTCTCGGCTCGGTACTGGCGTACGCGTCGACCGGCCGACTTCCGTTCGGGCCGTCCGACAGCGGCGCGCACGCGCAGATGTTCCGGATCGCGCAGGAGGACCCGGACCTGACCGGCGTCCCGGTGGACCTCGTCGAACTGGTCAGGGACTGCCTGCACAAGGAACCGGCCGCCCGCCCGACGACGGACGCGATCCTGGAACGCCTGGCCGACGGCGACACGACGGAGCCCTGGCTCCCGGGCGCACTCATCGCCCAACTCGGCCGCCACGCCGTGGAACTGCTGGACTCCGAGGACCCGGAGGAAACTGCCGAGGCCGCGGACGCGACACCGGCAATACCCGCGGCGCCCCCAGCTCCCACGGCGCCCGAAGCACCCACGGACCGCCCCGCCCCGCAGACGCCCGGCGCCGGCCACACGCCCCCCACGACGGCCGGCCCCCCGACGACACCCGCCCCCGCGCCCGCCCCGCCCCACGGGCCGCCCTCCCCCGCGTACGGCTATCCGCAGCCGCCCGCCCAGCCGCACCCCGGCCAGGCCTTCGGCACCCAGCAGAACTACGCCGGGTACGGCTATCCGCAGCAGCAACAACCCGGCTTCGGCGCCACACCCCCGTACGACCCCGGCTACCCCGTCGTCCCGCAGCCCGGCCCCGAACCCGCCCGCCGCGGAAGAGGTTCGACGATCGCCCTCGTCGCGATCGCCGTGCTCGTCGCCATCGGCGCGGGCGGCTCCGTCTACGCGCTCATGAGCGACACGGGGCCGACGCCCAACCCGTCCCCCACCGCCTCGGACTCCCCCGTCACCGACGATCCGTCGTCCCCGGAGGCGGATCCCTCCCCCTCCGACGAGAAGAAGAACAGCGACGGCCCCATACCCGCCGGCTACCTGGGCACCTGGTCGGGCTCTATCGACAACCCCTCGGGCCACTCCACCCGTGAACTCGTGGTCGAGCAGGGCACGGTGGGCCAGACCGTCCTCACCCTCACCGCCGACGGCCCGCTCGACGGTGGCGGCTCCTACCACTGCGTCTTCCAGGCGGACCTGACCGCGGAACCGTCCCCGAGCGGCCCGGTGGAGGTCGGCCCCTCCACGGTCGTCGTCGGCGAACCCATGACGTCCTGCACCGCGGGCAAACCCACCACGCTCACCCTGCTCCCGGACGGCTCTCTGCGCCGCGAGAAAACGGACACCGGCGAGAAGCTCACGTATACCAAGGCCGACTGA
- a CDS encoding aspartate aminotransferase family protein translates to MTPHAPHAPHVDPAAGAAVKAADRAHVFHSWSAQGLIDPLAVAGAEGAYFWDYDGNRYLDFTSGLVYTNIGYQHPTVVAAIQEQAGKLATFAPAFAIEARSEAARLIAERTPGDLDKIFFTNGGAEAVENAVRMARLHTGRTKVLSAYRSYHGATSTAINLTGDPRRWPSDNGSAGVVRFWAPFLYRSPFHAETEAEECARALQHLEDTLAFEGPATIAAIILETIPGTAGIMTPPPGYLAGVREICDRYGIVFILDEVMAGFGRTGKWFAADHFDVVPDLMTFAKGVNSGYVPLGGVAISAEIAATFETRPYPGGLTYSGHPLACAAAVATIHVMEDEKVIENAAHIGETVLGPGLRELAERHPSVGEVRGLGAFWALDLVRNKETREPLVPYNAAGEANAAMAAFGAAAKKNGLWPFINMNRTHAVPACNVTEAEAKEGLAALDTALSVADEYTV, encoded by the coding sequence ATGACCCCTCATGCCCCGCATGCCCCGCATGTCGACCCCGCTGCCGGTGCGGCCGTGAAGGCCGCCGACCGCGCGCACGTGTTCCACTCCTGGTCCGCCCAGGGCCTGATCGACCCGCTCGCCGTCGCCGGCGCCGAGGGGGCGTACTTCTGGGACTACGACGGCAACCGCTACCTGGACTTCACCAGCGGCCTCGTCTACACCAACATCGGCTACCAGCACCCCACCGTCGTCGCCGCGATCCAGGAGCAGGCGGGCAAGCTCGCCACGTTCGCCCCCGCGTTCGCGATCGAGGCGCGTTCCGAGGCCGCACGCCTCATCGCCGAGCGCACCCCCGGTGACCTGGACAAGATCTTCTTCACCAACGGCGGCGCGGAGGCCGTCGAGAACGCCGTCCGGATGGCCCGGCTGCACACCGGCCGTACGAAGGTGCTCTCCGCCTACCGCTCGTACCACGGCGCCACCTCCACCGCGATCAACCTGACCGGCGACCCGCGCCGCTGGCCGTCCGACAACGGCTCGGCGGGCGTCGTCCGCTTCTGGGCCCCGTTCCTCTACCGCTCGCCGTTCCACGCCGAGACCGAGGCCGAGGAGTGCGCCCGCGCGCTCCAGCACCTGGAGGACACCCTCGCCTTCGAGGGCCCCGCCACCATCGCCGCGATCATTCTGGAGACGATCCCCGGCACGGCGGGCATCATGACGCCGCCGCCCGGCTACCTCGCGGGCGTACGCGAGATCTGCGACCGGTACGGAATCGTCTTCATCCTCGACGAGGTGATGGCCGGCTTCGGGCGCACCGGCAAGTGGTTCGCCGCCGACCACTTCGACGTGGTGCCGGACCTGATGACGTTCGCCAAGGGCGTCAACTCCGGTTACGTACCGCTCGGCGGCGTCGCCATCTCCGCCGAGATCGCCGCCACCTTCGAGACCCGCCCCTACCCGGGCGGACTGACCTACTCCGGTCACCCGCTGGCCTGCGCCGCCGCTGTCGCCACCATTCATGTGATGGAGGACGAGAAGGTCATCGAGAACGCCGCCCACATCGGCGAGACGGTCCTCGGCCCCGGCCTGCGCGAGCTCGCCGAACGACACCCGTCGGTCGGGGAGGTCCGCGGCCTCGGCGCGTTCTGGGCGCTGGACCTGGTCCGAAACAAGGAGACCCGCGAGCCGCTGGTCCCGTACAACGCGGCGGGCGAGGCCAACGCGGCCATGGCGGCCTTCGGCGCGGCGGCGAAGAAGAACGGCCTGTGGCCCTTCATCAACATGAACCGCACCCATGCCGTTCCGGCCTGCAACGTCACCGAGGCCGAGGCCAAGGAGGGCCTCGCGGCTCTCGACACGGCGCTGTCGGTCGCGGACGAGTACACCGTGTAG